One Pseudomonas sp. HOU2 genomic window carries:
- a CDS encoding MacB family efflux pump subunit: protein MQTPLIDLQDIRKSYGGGDAPEVHVLRGIDLSIHAGEFVAIVGASGSGKSTLMNILGCLDRPTSGEYRFAGENVAGLDSDELAWLRREAFGFVFQGYHLIPSGSAQENVEMPAIYAGTPAAERHARAAALLDRLGLASRTGNRPHQLSGGQQQRVSIARALMNGGHIILADEPTGALDSHSGKEVMTLLDELASQGHVVILITHDREVATRAKRIIEIRDGLIISDSARDNPHAQISANPGALQAVDLRQRLAVGADATGAWKGELVDALHAAWRVMWINRFRTALTLLGIIIGVASVVVMLAVGEGSKRQVMAQMGAFGSNIIYLSGSAPNPRTPPGIITLDDVHALASLPQVQRIMPVNGAEAGVRYGNADHLSYVGGNDTNFPAIFNWPVVQGSYFTEADEQNAAAVAVIGHKVRSKLLKDVPNPIGQFILIENVPFQVVGVLAEKGASSGDSDSDNRIAIPYSAASVRLFGTRNPEYVAIAAADARKVKDTEQAIEQLMLRLHNGKKDFELTNNAAMIQAEARTQNTLSLMLGSIAAISLLVGGIGVMNIMLMTVRERTREIGIRMATGARQRDILRQFLTEAVMLSVVGGIAGIALALIVGGVLILSEVAVAFSLMAVLGAFGCALVTGVVFGFMPARKAARLDPVTALTSE from the coding sequence ATGCAAACGCCTCTGATCGACCTGCAGGACATCCGCAAATCCTACGGCGGCGGTGACGCTCCCGAGGTTCACGTGCTGCGCGGTATCGACCTGTCGATCCACGCCGGCGAATTCGTGGCGATTGTCGGCGCTTCCGGCTCTGGCAAATCGACCCTGATGAACATCCTCGGCTGCCTCGACCGGCCGACCTCCGGCGAGTATCGCTTTGCCGGGGAAAACGTCGCTGGCCTCGACAGCGACGAGCTGGCCTGGCTGCGCCGCGAAGCCTTCGGTTTTGTGTTCCAGGGCTATCACCTGATTCCATCCGGCTCGGCTCAGGAAAACGTCGAGATGCCGGCGATCTATGCCGGCACCCCGGCCGCCGAACGTCACGCCCGCGCCGCCGCCCTGCTCGACCGCCTCGGCCTGGCCTCGCGCACCGGCAATCGCCCGCATCAGTTGTCCGGCGGTCAGCAGCAACGGGTGTCGATTGCCCGGGCGTTGATGAACGGCGGCCACATCATCCTCGCCGACGAACCCACCGGCGCCCTCGACAGCCACAGCGGCAAAGAGGTGATGACGCTGCTCGACGAACTGGCGAGCCAGGGCCACGTGGTGATCCTCATCACCCACGACCGCGAAGTCGCGACCCGGGCCAAACGCATCATCGAAATCCGCGACGGCCTGATCATCAGCGACAGCGCCCGCGACAATCCCCACGCCCAGATCAGCGCCAATCCCGGCGCCCTGCAAGCAGTGGATCTGCGCCAGCGCCTGGCCGTGGGCGCGGACGCCACTGGCGCCTGGAAAGGTGAACTGGTCGATGCCCTGCACGCTGCGTGGCGAGTGATGTGGATCAACCGCTTTCGCACCGCGCTGACCCTGCTCGGGATCATCATCGGCGTGGCCTCGGTGGTGGTCATGCTGGCGGTCGGTGAAGGCAGCAAACGCCAGGTGATGGCGCAGATGGGCGCGTTCGGTTCGAACATCATTTATCTGAGCGGCTCGGCGCCCAACCCGCGCACGCCGCCGGGGATCATCACCCTCGACGATGTGCACGCGCTGGCCAGCCTGCCGCAAGTGCAGCGGATCATGCCGGTCAACGGTGCCGAGGCCGGGGTGCGTTACGGCAATGCCGACCACCTGAGTTACGTCGGCGGCAACGACACCAACTTCCCGGCGATCTTCAACTGGCCGGTGGTGCAAGGCAGTTACTTCACCGAGGCCGACGAGCAGAACGCTGCAGCCGTTGCGGTGATCGGCCACAAGGTGCGCAGCAAACTGCTCAAGGATGTGCCGAACCCGATCGGCCAATTCATCCTGATCGAGAATGTGCCGTTCCAGGTGGTCGGCGTACTCGCAGAAAAAGGCGCCAGCTCCGGCGACTCCGACAGCGACAATCGCATCGCCATCCCCTATTCGGCGGCCAGCGTTCGGCTGTTCGGCACGCGCAATCCGGAATACGTGGCCATCGCCGCCGCCGACGCGCGCAAGGTCAAGGACACCGAGCAAGCCATCGAGCAACTGATGCTGCGCCTGCACAACGGCAAGAAGGATTTCGAACTGACCAACAACGCCGCGATGATTCAGGCCGAGGCGCGCACCCAGAACACCCTGTCGTTGATGCTCGGCTCGATTGCCGCGATCTCGCTGCTGGTTGGCGGTATCGGCGTGATGAACATCATGCTCATGACCGTGCGTGAGCGGACTCGCGAGATCGGCATTCGCATGGCCACCGGCGCCCGCCAGCGTGACATCCTCCGGCAGTTCCTCACCGAAGCGGTGATGCTCTCGGTGGTCGGCGGCATTGCCGGGATCGCCCTGGCGCTGATCGTCGGCGGCGTGCTGATCCTCAGCGAAGTGGCCGTGGCCTTTTCCTTGATGGCGGTACTTGGCGCCTTCGGTTGCGCCCTGGTCACCGGCGTTGTCTTCGGCTTCATGCCGGCCCGCAAAGCTGCCCGGCTTGACCCGGTCACGGCCCTTACCAGTGAATGA
- a CDS encoding efflux RND transporter periplasmic adaptor subunit, translated as MKRPRPARRALLAVLCLIPVVAYAAWQIMPPGRERFATVQVSRGDIESSVTALGTLQPRRYVDVGAQASGQIQKIHVEVGDVVKEGQLLVEIDPSTQKAKLDAGRFSIENLKAQLQEQRAQHELARQKYQRQQNLAAGGATREEDVQTARAELKATQARVDMFQAQIRQAEASLRSDQAELGYTRIYAPMAGTVVALDAREGQTLNAQQQTPLILRIAKLSPMTVWAEVSEADIGHVKPGMTAYFTTLSGGQRRWSSTVRQILPVPPKPLDQTSQGGGSPASSSKSGSARVVLYTVLLDVDNADNALMAEMTTQVFFVANQAKGVLTAPVAALQGSTTANLQTAQVVAANGDIQQREVRTGISDRLKVQIVDGLNEGDHLLIGPVDGSGG; from the coding sequence ATGAAACGTCCCCGCCCCGCTCGACGCGCCCTGCTCGCAGTCCTTTGTCTGATTCCCGTTGTTGCCTATGCCGCATGGCAAATCATGCCGCCGGGCCGCGAGCGCTTCGCCACCGTGCAAGTCAGCCGTGGCGACATCGAAAGCAGCGTCACCGCGCTGGGCACCCTGCAACCGCGCCGGTATGTCGATGTCGGCGCGCAGGCCTCCGGGCAGATCCAGAAAATCCACGTCGAAGTCGGTGACGTTGTCAAGGAAGGTCAACTGCTGGTGGAAATCGATCCGTCCACGCAGAAGGCCAAACTCGACGCCGGGCGCTTCTCCATCGAAAACCTCAAGGCGCAATTGCAGGAGCAGCGCGCCCAACATGAACTGGCGCGGCAGAAGTATCAGCGTCAGCAGAATCTCGCCGCCGGCGGCGCCACCCGTGAAGAAGACGTGCAGACCGCCCGCGCCGAACTGAAAGCCACTCAGGCGCGCGTCGACATGTTCCAGGCGCAGATCCGCCAGGCAGAAGCGAGCCTGCGCAGTGATCAGGCCGAACTCGGCTACACCCGAATCTACGCGCCGATGGCCGGCACCGTGGTTGCCCTCGACGCCCGCGAAGGCCAGACCCTCAACGCGCAACAGCAAACGCCGCTGATCCTGCGCATCGCCAAGCTGTCACCGATGACAGTGTGGGCCGAGGTCTCCGAGGCCGACATCGGCCATGTCAAACCGGGCATGACCGCCTACTTCACCACCCTCAGCGGCGGCCAGCGCCGCTGGAGCAGCACCGTACGGCAGATTCTGCCGGTGCCGCCCAAGCCGCTGGACCAGACCAGCCAGGGTGGCGGCAGCCCGGCCAGCAGCAGTAAAAGCGGCAGCGCCCGCGTTGTGCTGTACACGGTTTTGCTCGACGTCGATAACGCCGACAACGCCTTGATGGCCGAGATGACCACCCAGGTGTTTTTCGTCGCCAATCAGGCCAAAGGCGTGCTCACCGCCCCGGTCGCCGCGTTGCAGGGCAGCACTACGGCCAACCTGCAAACCGCCCAGGTGGTGGCGGCCAACGGCGACATCCAGCAACGCGAGGTGCGCACCGGCATCAGCGACCGGCTCAAAGTGCAGATTGTCGACGGCCTCAATGAAGGCGATCACCTGTTGATCGGCCCGGTCGACGGCAGCGGAGGCTGA
- a CDS encoding sigma-70 family RNA polymerase sigma factor: MLENYYRELVCFLNAKLGNRQVAEDVVHDAYVRVLERSSDTPIEQPRAFLYRTALNLVIDDHRRNALRQVEPLEVLDSEERYFTPSPHGTLDHGQRLEMLQRALAELSPLCRDSFLLRKIEGLSHPQIAEHLGISKALVEKHIVNAMKHCRLRIKQWDAH; the protein is encoded by the coding sequence ATGTTGGAAAACTACTATCGCGAGCTGGTGTGTTTCCTGAACGCCAAGCTCGGCAACCGTCAGGTCGCCGAAGATGTGGTGCATGACGCTTATGTGCGGGTTCTGGAACGCTCCAGCGACACGCCCATCGAGCAGCCGCGGGCCTTTCTCTATCGCACCGCGTTGAATCTGGTGATCGATGATCATCGGCGCAACGCCTTGCGCCAGGTCGAGCCACTGGAAGTGCTCGACAGCGAAGAGCGTTATTTCACCCCGTCGCCCCACGGCACCCTCGATCACGGCCAGCGTCTGGAGATGCTCCAGCGCGCCTTGGCGGAATTGTCGCCGCTGTGTCGCGACAGTTTTCTGCTGCGCAAGATCGAAGGCCTGTCGCACCCGCAGATCGCCGAACATCTGGGAATTTCCAAGGCGCTGGTGGAAAAGCACATCGTCAATGCGATGAAGCATTGCCGCCTGCGCATCAAGCAATGGGATGCCCATTGA
- a CDS encoding SidA/IucD/PvdA family monooxygenase, which yields MTQAIASPIVHDLIGVGFGPSNLALAIALQERGPTHGELDVLFLDKQADYSWHGNTLSTQSELQISFLKDLVTLRNPTSPYSFVNYLKAHGRLVDFINLGTFYPCRMEYNDYLRWVAGQFTEQSRYGEEVLTIEPVLHNHQVEALRVISRDSEGQQFVRTARSVVVSAGGTPRIPEAFKALKGDSRVFHHSQYLSQMAKQPCVNNQPMSIAIIGGGQSAAEAFIDLNDSFPSVQVDMILRGSALKPADDSPFVNEVFSPEFTDLVFQQNSAERERLVNEYHNTNYSVVDIDLIERIYGIFYRQKVSGIARHAFRTLTTVESATATERGIELAVRNNATGEVTVRVYDAVVLATGYERQMHRKLLAPLEEYLGDFEVDRNYKLITDERCKAGLYMQGFCQASHGLSDTLLSVLPVRADEIAGSLYEHGKHRGHRSVADLLLATAS from the coding sequence ATGACTCAGGCAATTGCATCGCCCATCGTTCACGACCTGATCGGCGTCGGTTTCGGCCCTTCGAACCTGGCGCTGGCCATCGCTCTGCAAGAGCGCGGCCCGACCCACGGCGAGCTGGATGTGCTGTTCCTCGACAAGCAGGCCGACTACAGCTGGCACGGCAACACCCTGTCGACCCAGAGCGAATTGCAGATTTCCTTCCTCAAGGATCTGGTAACCCTGCGCAACCCGACCAGCCCGTACTCGTTCGTCAATTACCTGAAGGCTCACGGGCGTCTGGTGGACTTCATCAACCTCGGCACCTTCTACCCGTGCCGCATGGAGTACAACGACTACCTGCGCTGGGTTGCCGGGCAGTTCACCGAGCAGAGCCGTTACGGCGAAGAAGTACTGACCATCGAGCCGGTGCTGCACAACCATCAGGTTGAAGCGCTGCGCGTGATCTCCCGTGACAGCGAAGGCCAGCAGTTCGTGCGCACTGCGCGTTCGGTGGTGGTCAGCGCCGGTGGCACGCCGCGGATTCCGGAGGCGTTCAAGGCGCTGAAGGGCGACAGCCGCGTGTTCCACCACTCGCAGTACCTGTCGCAGATGGCCAAACAGCCGTGTGTGAACAACCAACCGATGAGCATCGCAATCATCGGCGGCGGGCAGAGTGCGGCGGAAGCCTTTATCGATCTGAACGATTCGTTCCCGTCGGTGCAGGTCGACATGATCCTGCGCGGCTCGGCGCTCAAGCCTGCGGACGACAGCCCGTTCGTCAACGAAGTGTTCTCGCCGGAGTTCACCGATCTGGTGTTCCAGCAAAACAGCGCCGAGCGTGAGCGGCTGGTCAACGAGTACCACAACACCAACTACTCAGTGGTCGACATCGACCTGATCGAACGCATCTACGGCATTTTCTATCGGCAGAAAGTCTCGGGCATCGCCCGCCATGCGTTCCGTACCCTGACCACCGTCGAGAGCGCCACCGCCACTGAGCGCGGCATCGAACTGGCGGTGCGCAACAACGCCACCGGCGAAGTCACCGTGCGTGTCTATGACGCCGTGGTCCTGGCCACCGGTTACGAGCGGCAGATGCACCGCAAATTGCTGGCGCCACTGGAAGAGTACCTGGGTGATTTCGAGGTCGATCGCAACTACAAACTGATCACCGACGAGCGCTGCAAGGCCGGCCTGTACATGCAGGGCTTCTGCCAGGCCAGCCATGGTCTGAGCGACACGCTGCTGTCGGTGCTGCCGGTGCGTGCCGACGAGATTGCCGGTTCGCTGTATGAGCATGGCAAGCATCGTGGGCATCGTTCGGTGGCGGATCTGTTGTTGGCGACTGCCAGCTGA
- the mgtA gene encoding magnesium-translocating P-type ATPase, with product MKLTLKEFFAGFLRTRHIARHFRRLALLESISDTTVSREVPPTLANTLVDAAHRDSGELLSSLGTHTDGLTDFEVDALRAQYGLNEVDHEQPLPWWTHLWHCYKNPFNLLLTLLAVISWLTEDLKAATVIFSMVVLSTLLRFWQESKSNQAADALKAMVSNTATVMRRDEPRVELPIKQLVPGDLIVLSAGDMIPADCRVLSAKDLFVSQAAMTGESMPVEKFARQADRDTRNPLELENILFMGTNVVSGTAVAVILTTGNSTYFGALAQRVGATDRAVTSFQMGVNKVSWLLIRFMFVMAPLVLFINGFTKGDWTEALLFALSIAVGLTPEMLPMIVTSTLAKGAVFLSRKKVIVKRLDAIQNFGAMDVLCTDKTGTLTQDKIFLARNVDVWGEDSDDVLEMAYLNSYYQTGLKNLLDVAVLEHVEIHRELKVGTAFRKVDEIPFDFNRRRMSVVVEGRGQPHQLICKGAVEEVLAVCTRVQHGDVEEALSDELLTRIRQVTAAFNAEGLRVVAVAARSMPQGRDTYSLADEQELTLIGYVAFLDPPKESTAPALKALAEHGVAVKVLTGDNELVTAKICREVGLAQQGLLLGNDVERMSDAELAVAVENTNVFAKLTPSHKERIVRILKGNGHVVGFMGDGINDAPALRTADIGISVDSAVDIAKEAADIILLEKSLMVLEEGVLEGRRTFANMLKYIKMTASSNFGNVFSVLVASAFIPFLPMLPMHLLVQNLLYDISQIAIPFDNVDKEMLKKPQRWQPADVGRFMLFFGPISSIFDILTFALMWYVFDANTPDHQTLFQSGWFVVGLLTQTLIVHMIRTPKIPFLQSRAAMPLLVMTGIIMAVGIFLPMGPLANYFKLQALPSLYFVFLPVILLAYMALTQAVKGFYIRRFGWQ from the coding sequence ATGAAACTTACGCTCAAGGAATTTTTCGCAGGCTTCCTGCGTACACGCCACATCGCCCGGCACTTCCGTCGTCTGGCGCTGCTGGAGTCGATCAGCGACACCACGGTCAGCCGTGAAGTGCCGCCCACCCTGGCCAACACCCTGGTCGATGCGGCCCATCGCGACAGCGGCGAACTGCTGTCGTCGCTGGGCACCCACACCGACGGCCTGACCGACTTTGAAGTCGATGCACTGCGCGCGCAGTACGGCCTCAACGAAGTCGATCACGAGCAGCCGCTGCCATGGTGGACCCACCTGTGGCACTGCTACAAAAACCCGTTCAACCTGCTGCTGACTCTGTTGGCGGTGATCTCGTGGCTGACCGAAGACCTGAAAGCTGCCACGGTGATCTTCTCGATGGTGGTGCTGTCGACGCTGCTGCGTTTCTGGCAGGAAAGCAAATCCAACCAGGCCGCCGACGCGCTCAAGGCCATGGTCAGCAACACCGCCACGGTGATGCGCCGCGATGAGCCGCGCGTCGAACTGCCGATCAAGCAACTGGTGCCGGGCGACCTGATCGTGCTGTCCGCCGGCGACATGATTCCCGCCGACTGCCGGGTGCTCAGCGCCAAGGACCTGTTCGTCAGCCAGGCAGCGATGACCGGTGAATCGATGCCGGTGGAGAAGTTTGCCCGTCAGGCCGACCGCGACACGCGCAATCCGCTGGAGCTGGAGAACATTCTGTTCATGGGCACCAACGTGGTATCCGGCACGGCGGTGGCGGTGATTCTCACCACGGGCAACAGCACCTATTTCGGTGCCCTGGCCCAACGTGTGGGGGCAACTGATCGCGCGGTGACTTCGTTCCAGATGGGCGTGAACAAGGTCAGCTGGTTGCTGATCCGCTTCATGTTTGTCATGGCGCCGCTGGTGTTGTTCATCAACGGGTTCACCAAGGGCGACTGGACTGAAGCACTGCTGTTCGCGCTGTCGATCGCCGTGGGTCTGACCCCGGAAATGCTGCCGATGATCGTCACCTCGACTCTGGCCAAAGGGGCGGTGTTCCTGTCGCGCAAGAAAGTCATCGTCAAGCGTCTGGATGCGATCCAGAACTTCGGCGCCATGGACGTGCTGTGCACCGACAAGACCGGCACCCTGACCCAGGACAAGATCTTCCTCGCGCGCAATGTCGATGTCTGGGGTGAAGATTCCGATGACGTGCTGGAAATGGCCTACCTCAACAGCTACTACCAGACCGGGCTGAAAAACCTGCTCGACGTGGCGGTGCTGGAGCACGTGGAAATCCACCGCGAACTGAAGGTCGGCACGGCGTTTCGCAAGGTCGATGAAATACCGTTCGACTTCAATCGCCGGCGCATGTCGGTGGTGGTCGAAGGGCGTGGTCAGCCACATCAACTGATCTGCAAAGGTGCGGTGGAAGAAGTGCTGGCGGTGTGCACCCGTGTGCAGCACGGCGATGTCGAGGAAGCCTTGAGCGATGAATTGCTGACCCGGATTCGTCAGGTCACCGCAGCATTCAACGCTGAAGGCTTGCGTGTGGTGGCGGTGGCTGCCCGTTCGATGCCGCAAGGTCGCGACACCTACAGCCTGGCGGATGAGCAGGAACTGACGCTGATCGGTTACGTGGCGTTCCTCGATCCACCGAAGGAAAGCACCGCACCGGCGCTCAAAGCGCTGGCCGAGCACGGCGTGGCGGTCAAGGTGCTGACCGGTGACAACGAACTGGTGACCGCGAAGATCTGCCGTGAAGTCGGTCTGGCGCAACAGGGCTTGCTGCTGGGCAACGATGTCGAGCGCATGAGCGATGCCGAACTGGCGGTGGCGGTGGAGAACACCAACGTGTTCGCCAAGCTGACGCCGTCGCACAAGGAGCGCATCGTGCGCATCCTCAAAGGCAACGGGCACGTGGTCGGGTTCATGGGTGACGGCATCAACGATGCGCCGGCGCTGCGTACCGCGGACATCGGGATTTCGGTGGACAGCGCGGTGGATATCGCCAAGGAAGCCGCTGACATCATCCTGCTGGAAAAAAGTCTGATGGTGCTGGAGGAGGGCGTGCTCGAAGGGCGCCGGACCTTCGCCAACATGCTCAAGTACATCAAGATGACCGCCAGTTCCAACTTCGGCAACGTATTCTCGGTGCTGGTGGCCAGTGCGTTCATTCCGTTCCTGCCGATGCTGCCGATGCACCTGCTGGTACAGAACCTGCTCTACGACATTTCGCAGATCGCGATTCCGTTCGACAACGTCGACAAGGAGATGCTGAAGAAGCCGCAGCGCTGGCAGCCGGCTGATGTCGGGCGCTTCATGCTGTTCTTCGGCCCGATCAGTTCGATCTTTGACATCCTGACGTTCGCCTTGATGTGGTATGTGTTCGATGCCAACACCCCGGACCACCAGACCCTGTTCCAGTCCGGCTGGTTCGTGGTGGGGCTGCTGACCCAGACGCTGATCGTGCACATGATCCGCACGCCGAAGATTCCGTTCCTGCAAAGCCGTGCAGCCATGCCGCTGCTGGTAATGACCGGGATCATCATGGCGGTGGGGATCTTCCTGCCGATGGGGCCGCTGGCCAACTACTTCAAACTGCAGGCGCTGCCGTCGCTGTACTTCGTGTTCCTGCCGGTGATCCTGCTGGCGTACATGGCGCTGACTCAGGCGGTGAAAGGCTTCTACATCCGCCGGTTCGGCTGGCAATAA
- a CDS encoding MgtC/SapB family protein — MQAINNLNLTSLLDTLVSLSAAFILGGLIGFERQYRQRTAGLRTNVLVAVGAAIFVDMANRLGGAEGAVRVVAYVVSGIGFLGAGVIMREEGNVRGLNTAATLWTSAAVGACAGADLLAEAVLGTLFILAANTLLRPIVNNINRQPLDVVSAEVTNIVYVIARRSQQKAVFALLEAELERSNYPASDVDVHAFGADEIEIEATLATTSVDGDELDALVARISTSALVVQAFWSPSTTE; from the coding sequence ATGCAAGCCATCAACAACCTCAACCTGACTTCTTTGCTCGACACCCTGGTCAGCCTCAGCGCCGCCTTCATCCTCGGTGGCCTGATCGGATTCGAGCGCCAGTACCGGCAACGCACCGCTGGCCTGCGCACCAACGTGCTGGTGGCGGTCGGCGCGGCAATATTCGTCGACATGGCCAACCGTCTCGGCGGTGCTGAAGGTGCGGTGCGGGTGGTCGCCTACGTGGTTTCCGGCATCGGCTTTCTCGGTGCCGGGGTGATCATGCGCGAGGAGGGTAATGTGCGCGGCCTCAACACCGCCGCGACTCTGTGGACTTCCGCCGCCGTCGGTGCCTGCGCTGGTGCCGACCTGCTGGCCGAAGCGGTGCTCGGCACGCTGTTCATCCTCGCCGCCAACACCTTGCTGCGGCCGATCGTCAACAACATCAACCGTCAGCCACTGGACGTGGTCTCGGCGGAAGTCACCAACATCGTTTACGTGATCGCCCGGCGTTCGCAGCAGAAAGCCGTGTTCGCCCTGCTCGAAGCCGAGCTGGAACGCAGCAACTACCCGGCCAGCGACGTCGATGTGCACGCGTTCGGTGCCGACGAAATCGAGATCGAAGCCACGCTGGCGACCACCTCGGTGGACGGTGACGAGCTGGATGCCCTGGTGGCGCGGATCTCGACTTCAGCGTTGGTGGTGCAGGCGTTCTGGAGTCCGAGTACGACGGAATAA
- a CDS encoding chemotaxis protein CheY, with the protein MINKSLRILIADPQHFHRMKIERLFNGLDYFRIAPIQNLLELLTLVDYGCAPFDVVVINAELAAGALDLPGFFLHNPQVRHVLIYNEPSAPALTTAGFAQENLQISPVALPNAAAIKHLMAQVDVAPVCAANIWETAPASQRRGLSMDFPLAQLSDLTGRYALLPV; encoded by the coding sequence ATGATCAATAAATCCCTGCGCATCCTGATTGCCGATCCGCAGCATTTTCACCGGATGAAAATCGAGCGCCTGTTCAATGGCCTCGACTACTTCCGCATCGCTCCGATACAGAATCTGCTTGAATTACTGACCCTGGTGGACTACGGCTGTGCACCGTTCGACGTCGTGGTCATCAACGCCGAGCTGGCGGCCGGAGCGCTGGACCTGCCGGGGTTTTTCCTCCACAACCCGCAGGTGCGCCACGTCCTGATCTATAACGAGCCCTCGGCACCTGCGCTGACGACTGCTGGCTTCGCTCAGGAAAACCTGCAGATCAGCCCCGTCGCCTTGCCCAATGCGGCCGCGATCAAGCATCTGATGGCGCAGGTCGATGTTGCCCCGGTTTGCGCGGCGAACATATGGGAAACGGCGCCAGCCTCGCAGCGCCGGGGCTTGAGCATGGATTTCCCTTTGGCGCAACTGTCAGATCTGACAGGTAGATACGCTTTGCTTCCCGTGTAA
- a CDS encoding response regulator transcription factor has protein sequence MKSALIVDDHPVVRAAVKLVLETERFKVIHEASSASEAMALSREHKPKLVVLDLKLPGLGGLEVLERLKATDPECRVLIFTSQDPLHYQDRCLRSGAMGYVAKTNQLLQLHKAVQALMSGYSYFAALPDSGPVSSPSHRSEKQLIDELSNRELSILEQLALGKPNKNIAAEMFLSHKTVSTYKTRLIKKLGLHSKSGVYLREFAKRNHLI, from the coding sequence ATGAAGTCAGCGCTGATCGTCGACGATCATCCGGTGGTAAGGGCTGCCGTGAAACTTGTCCTCGAAACCGAAAGGTTCAAGGTGATTCACGAAGCATCCAGCGCCAGCGAAGCCATGGCGCTGAGCCGTGAGCACAAGCCGAAACTGGTGGTACTCGATCTCAAGTTGCCGGGACTCGGCGGACTGGAGGTACTGGAGCGGCTCAAGGCCACTGACCCCGAGTGCAGGGTCCTGATTTTTACCTCTCAGGATCCGCTGCACTATCAGGATCGCTGTCTGCGTAGTGGCGCCATGGGTTACGTGGCCAAAACCAACCAGTTGCTGCAATTGCACAAGGCTGTCCAGGCGTTGATGTCGGGCTACTCCTATTTTGCTGCACTGCCTGATAGCGGCCCTGTGTCGTCGCCGTCGCACCGCAGCGAAAAGCAGCTGATCGACGAGCTATCCAACCGTGAACTGAGCATTCTCGAGCAGTTGGCGCTGGGCAAGCCCAACAAGAATATCGCGGCCGAAATGTTCCTCAGCCACAAGACCGTCAGCACCTACAAAACCCGCTTGATAAAAAAGCTGGGTCTGCACTCAAAGTCAGGGGTGTACTTGCGCGAATTCGCCAAGCGCAACCATTTGATCTGA